GCTGATGCCAATGGATTCCCGCTTGCGCGGGAATGACGGCAAAAGGTGACCAGACCTAGAATCATCATGCTCTAGGCGCCAGGAGCCCGCCCCATGCCGCTTGCCGCCCTGCCCTTTCCGAACATCGACCCGGTGCTGATCGAGATCGGCCCCTTCGCCATCCGCTGGTATGCGCTGGCCTATATCGCCGGCCTCGTCCTCGGCTGGCTCTACGCGGCG
This genomic window from Hyphomicrobiales bacterium contains:
- a CDS encoding prolipoprotein diacylglyceryl transferase, whose amino-acid sequence is MPLAALPFPNIDPVLIEIGPFAIRWYALAYIAGLVLGWLYAA